The proteins below are encoded in one region of Actinomycetota bacterium:
- a CDS encoding glycosyltransferase family 4 protein: protein MKIAHLTSVHSADDVRILHRECASLAREGHDVAFICGRGDAEAGERLGVRIVPVRPARGRLGRMLVVTGRVLRAALRERADLYHYHDPELLGAALVLLVLGKRVVFDVHEDLPKQILTKHWIPGPLRRMTSAFARALERPTAHAMSGVVAAIPSVLPAFPARHVALVQNFPTLAEFCDVPERPVERSGAPKVGFFGGISAIRGATEIVAAIGRCTDPDVRLVLAGAFTPAALEDEVRELPGWE from the coding sequence GTGAAGATCGCGCACCTCACGAGCGTGCACTCCGCGGACGACGTGCGCATCCTGCACCGCGAATGTGCGTCGCTCGCACGCGAGGGGCACGACGTGGCGTTCATCTGCGGCCGTGGGGACGCCGAGGCGGGCGAGCGACTCGGCGTACGCATCGTGCCGGTACGCCCGGCGCGGGGCCGCCTCGGCAGGATGCTCGTGGTGACCGGTCGCGTCCTGCGAGCCGCGCTACGCGAGCGCGCGGACCTGTACCACTACCACGACCCGGAGCTGCTCGGCGCCGCTCTCGTGCTGCTGGTGCTCGGCAAGCGCGTCGTGTTCGACGTGCACGAGGACCTGCCGAAGCAGATCCTCACGAAGCACTGGATCCCCGGACCGCTGAGACGCATGACATCCGCGTTCGCCCGCGCGCTCGAGCGTCCGACCGCGCATGCGATGAGCGGCGTCGTGGCCGCGATCCCGTCGGTGCTGCCGGCCTTCCCGGCGCGCCACGTCGCGCTCGTGCAGAACTTCCCGACACTCGCCGAGTTCTGTGACGTCCCCGAACGGCCTGTCGAGCGGTCCGGCGCGCCGAAGGTCGGGTTCTTCGGCGGCATCTCGGCTATCCGGGGTGCGACCGAGATCGTCGCCGCGATCGGGCGATGCACGGATCCCGACGTGCGGCTCGTGCTAGCGGGCGCGTTCACGCCCGCCGCGCTCGAGGACGAGGTCCGTGAGCTGCCCGGGTGGGAGC